In a genomic window of Candidatus Methylomirabilota bacterium:
- a CDS encoding alpha/beta fold hydrolase: MSAKTTVTVAGRPAAFLDAGRGRPLVLVHGAGGRAEVWSPQLAGLADVGRVLAVDLPGHGGTGGRGYRDVEEYAAWLLGFLDAVGLERIVLGGHSMGGAIAQTIALAHPDRLIGLVLVGTGARLRVLPRILELFREDPPSATHLVASLAYSPATAPGAVTEAERALCETPPLVTLGDFLACDRFDVMAKLAAMRIPTLIVSGRDDRLTPPKYAAFLAATIAGARLVEVEAAGHFPQLEQPPAVNAALRAFLGALP, encoded by the coding sequence ATGAGCGCGAAGACGACCGTCACCGTGGCCGGGCGGCCGGCCGCCTTCCTCGACGCCGGTCGGGGCCGGCCCCTCGTCCTCGTTCACGGCGCCGGCGGCCGGGCCGAGGTCTGGAGCCCGCAGCTCGCCGGGCTCGCCGATGTGGGCCGGGTCCTGGCCGTCGATCTCCCGGGGCACGGGGGGACGGGAGGCCGCGGGTACCGGGACGTCGAGGAGTACGCGGCCTGGCTCCTCGGCTTCCTGGATGCGGTGGGACTCGAGCGCATCGTCCTGGGTGGGCACTCGATGGGCGGCGCCATCGCCCAGACGATCGCGCTGGCGCACCCCGATCGGCTCATCGGGCTAGTCCTGGTCGGGACAGGCGCGCGCCTGCGGGTGCTGCCCCGCATCCTGGAGCTCTTCCGCGAGGATCCGCCCAGCGCGACCCACCTGGTGGCGAGCCTGGCCTACAGTCCGGCGACGGCGCCGGGCGCGGTGACCGAGGCCGAGCGCGCGCTCTGCGAGACGCCCCCGCTGGTGACGCTCGGCGACTTCCTCGCCTGTGACCGCTTCGATGTCATGGCGAAGCTGGCCGCCATGCGGATCCCGACGCTCATCGTCTCAGGGCGGGACGACCGGCTCACCCCGCCGAAGTACGCGGCGTTCCTGGCCGCCACGATCGCCGGGGCTCGGCTCGTCGAGGTGGAGGCGGCCGGGCACTTCCCCCAGCTCGAGCAGCCGCCGGCCGTCAACGCGGCGCTCCGGGCGTTCCTGGGCGCGCTTCCCTAG
- a CDS encoding DSD1 family PLP-dependent enzyme: MTRPPAEVGMPVAEIETPALVVDLDAYERNLDRMAAHFAGQPVRLRPHAKTHKCPVVALHQVARGAVGACCQKVGEAEAMVYGGVRNVLVTNEIVGARKIARLVGLVKQAEVAVCVDDADNVGALDEAARAFGVRLPVLVEIDIGMRRCGVEPGEPAVRLARHVAAQRGLRFLGLQAYHGRAQHIQDLGKRREVMEEAIGQVRGTVELLQRSGLACEVVSGAGTGTYQFESASGLYTEIQAGSYVFMDADYKRVAGFPSEFENALFVLATVMSRAARDRAVVDAGLKALAVDSGMPLVQGRPDVEYQRASDEHGILLLRNPSATPRLGDQLWLIPGHCDPTINLYDWYVCVRGGRVEALWPITARGAVL; encoded by the coding sequence ATGACTCGTCCGCCCGCCGAGGTCGGCATGCCGGTCGCCGAGATCGAGACCCCGGCCCTCGTCGTCGACCTCGACGCCTACGAGCGCAACCTGGATCGGATGGCCGCCCACTTCGCCGGGCAGCCGGTCCGGCTCCGCCCGCACGCCAAGACCCACAAGTGCCCGGTGGTGGCCCTCCACCAGGTCGCCCGCGGGGCCGTCGGCGCCTGCTGCCAGAAGGTGGGCGAGGCCGAGGCGATGGTGTACGGCGGCGTGCGGAACGTGCTCGTCACCAACGAGATCGTCGGCGCCCGGAAGATCGCCCGGCTGGTCGGCCTCGTCAAGCAGGCGGAGGTCGCCGTCTGCGTGGACGATGCGGACAACGTGGGGGCGCTGGACGAAGCGGCCCGGGCCTTCGGGGTCCGGCTGCCGGTCCTCGTCGAGATCGACATCGGGATGCGGCGCTGCGGCGTGGAGCCTGGCGAGCCGGCCGTCCGCCTGGCCCGGCACGTCGCGGCGCAGCGGGGCCTCCGGTTCCTCGGCCTCCAGGCCTATCACGGCCGGGCCCAGCACATCCAGGACCTGGGCAAGCGTCGCGAGGTCATGGAAGAGGCCATCGGGCAGGTGCGGGGCACCGTGGAGCTCCTCCAGCGGAGCGGCCTCGCCTGCGAGGTCGTCTCGGGCGCGGGGACCGGGACCTACCAGTTCGAATCGGCCAGCGGCCTCTACACGGAGATCCAGGCCGGGTCCTACGTCTTCATGGACGCGGATTACAAGCGCGTGGCCGGGTTCCCATCCGAGTTCGAGAACGCGCTGTTCGTGCTGGCGACCGTGATGAGCCGGGCGGCGAGGGACCGCGCGGTGGTCGACGCCGGGCTCAAGGCGCTGGCTGTCGATTCCGGCATGCCGCTGGTCCAGGGGAGGCCCGACGTCGAGTACCAGCGGGCCTCGGACGAGCACGGGATCCTGCTGCTGCGGAACCCGAGTGCCACGCCGCGCCTCGGCGACCAGCTCTGGCTGATTCCCGGGCACTGCGACCCGACCATCAACCTCTACGACTGGTACGTGTGCGTCCGCGGTGGGCGGGTGGAGGCGCTGTGGCCGATCACGGCCCGCGGCGCCGTGCTATGA
- a CDS encoding sugar ABC transporter substrate-binding protein — MADGRQALTSVHSPRWSRRAVLRLGGAALAGAATGPFVWTPARAQGFNWKRFQGKELFLLFYKHPWVDEIVTHIPEFESLSGMKVKHEILPEVQGRQKLVVEMTGGSGGVDAFHSSMHVEKRRFWKSGWYHPLNTFLEDKTLTPPDFDWNDIVPGAKAAVVQPDKTISGIPTFVDPFVLFYRKDLYAQKGWKPPKTLAEMETQAKALHGPPGMYGIVYRGLKNANATPWAYMLFAMGGDYLTKDGKSAINTPEWAKTMDTYAGMLRRYGPPGVVNFNWYECSSAFMQGQVAIYFDGVNFANQFEDPAKSKIAGKVGYAVLPSGPGGHHTCTFTNAMAVSSQSRNKEAAYLFCVWSTSKPNAVRELLAGVGVGRASPWTNPEVKAKPKMPQDWYDAYLESLKIGKPGLPEIVGVTEYRDIIGVAIQRAIEGAPSAQVLADAHKDFQELLNKTEG; from the coding sequence ATGGCCGACGGTCGACAGGCGCTGACTTCGGTTCACTCCCCTCGCTGGTCGCGACGCGCCGTGCTGCGCCTCGGCGGCGCCGCCCTCGCCGGGGCGGCCACCGGCCCCTTCGTCTGGACGCCGGCCCGGGCCCAGGGCTTCAACTGGAAGCGCTTCCAGGGCAAGGAGCTGTTCCTGCTCTTCTACAAGCACCCCTGGGTCGACGAGATCGTGACGCACATCCCGGAGTTCGAGTCCCTGTCGGGGATGAAGGTGAAGCACGAGATCCTGCCGGAGGTCCAGGGCCGCCAGAAGCTGGTCGTGGAGATGACGGGGGGGTCGGGCGGCGTGGACGCCTTCCACTCCAGCATGCACGTCGAGAAGCGGCGGTTCTGGAAGTCGGGCTGGTACCACCCGCTCAACACCTTCCTCGAGGACAAGACCTTGACCCCGCCGGACTTCGACTGGAACGACATCGTCCCGGGCGCCAAGGCCGCGGTGGTCCAGCCCGACAAGACGATCAGCGGGATCCCGACCTTCGTCGACCCCTTCGTCCTCTTCTACCGGAAAGACCTGTACGCCCAGAAGGGCTGGAAGCCCCCGAAGACGCTGGCCGAGATGGAGACCCAGGCCAAGGCGCTCCACGGCCCCCCCGGCATGTATGGCATCGTCTACCGTGGCCTGAAGAACGCCAACGCGACCCCGTGGGCCTACATGCTCTTCGCGATGGGCGGGGACTATCTGACCAAGGACGGGAAGTCGGCCATCAACACGCCCGAGTGGGCGAAGACGATGGACACGTACGCCGGGATGCTGCGACGCTACGGGCCGCCCGGCGTGGTGAACTTCAACTGGTACGAGTGCTCGTCGGCCTTCATGCAGGGACAGGTCGCCATCTACTTCGACGGCGTGAACTTCGCCAACCAGTTCGAGGACCCGGCCAAGTCGAAGATCGCGGGCAAGGTCGGGTACGCGGTGCTCCCGTCGGGGCCGGGCGGCCACCACACCTGCACGTTCACCAACGCCATGGCGGTCTCCTCCCAGAGTCGCAACAAAGAGGCCGCCTACCTCTTCTGCGTCTGGTCGACGAGCAAGCCGAACGCGGTGCGGGAGCTGCTGGCGGGCGTGGGGGTCGGCCGCGCCTCGCCCTGGACCAACCCGGAGGTCAAGGCCAAGCCCAAGATGCCCCAGGACTGGTACGACGCTTACCTCGAGTCGCTGAAGATCGGCAAGCCGGGCCTCCCCGAGATCGTGGGGGTCACCGAGTACCGGGACATCATCGGCGTGGCGATCCAGCGCGCCATCGAGGGCGCGCCATCGGCCCAGGTCCTGGCCGACGCCCACAAGGACTTCCAGGAGCTCTTGAACAAGACGGAGGGGTAG